A DNA window from Thermosynechococcaceae cyanobacterium Okahandja contains the following coding sequences:
- the pheA gene encoding prephenate dehydratase yields the protein MRQRLGYLGPVGTYSEEAAQSYAQWQQQQGCSLELVPLTTIAGCLEALAMAELDLALVPSENSVEGSVNTTLDSLWRLDTLHIQHAFIRPIVHAFVAQTDCLPAIETVYSHPQALGQCQRWLQQMLPHARQCPVASTADGLRYVAEAANVGAIASVRAAQLHHLPIVATDIQDVPDNCTRFWVVSRQQGNGWPSEADTHTSIAFSLKANQPGALLKVLQFFSDRHINLSRIESRPSKRALGDYLFFVDLEVNGQPAVVADCLQAVATVTDVLKVFGSYPFLDLGDL from the coding sequence GTGAGGCAACGACTCGGCTACTTAGGGCCGGTGGGCACCTACAGCGAAGAAGCCGCCCAAAGTTATGCCCAGTGGCAACAGCAACAGGGCTGCTCGCTGGAATTGGTACCGCTGACAACGATCGCTGGCTGTCTAGAAGCCCTAGCCATGGCAGAGTTGGATCTGGCGCTGGTGCCGAGCGAAAACTCCGTTGAAGGCAGCGTCAATACCACCCTAGACTCCCTCTGGCGCTTGGATACGCTGCACATCCAGCACGCCTTCATCCGTCCTATTGTCCATGCCTTTGTGGCGCAGACCGACTGTCTTCCGGCCATCGAGACCGTGTATTCTCACCCCCAAGCCCTTGGCCAGTGTCAGCGCTGGCTCCAACAAATGCTGCCCCACGCCCGCCAGTGTCCGGTGGCCTCCACTGCCGATGGTTTGCGGTACGTTGCTGAAGCCGCCAACGTGGGGGCGATCGCCTCGGTACGGGCGGCTCAGTTGCACCACCTGCCCATTGTGGCTACCGATATTCAAGATGTGCCGGATAATTGCACCCGCTTTTGGGTGGTCAGTCGCCAGCAGGGGAATGGCTGGCCCAGCGAGGCCGACACCCACACCTCCATTGCCTTTAGCCTCAAGGCCAACCAGCCCGGGGCACTCCTGAAGGTGCTCCAGTTTTTTAGCGATCGCCACATCAACCTCAGCCGTATTGAATCCCGCCCCAGCAAACGCGCCCTTGGGGACTATCTGTTTTTTGTGGATTTGGAGGTCAATGGCCAACCTGCCGTTGTCGCCGACTGCCTGCAGGCGGTTGCCACCGTCACCGATGTCCTAAAAGTATTTGGCAGTTACCCGTTTTTAGACCTAGGAGACCTGTGA
- a CDS encoding FHA domain-containing protein yields MAAPILELQAADGSTQQIQLGGDRLVIGTDPHNQVILVGEEISRHHAVILPSDGGYTIADLGSVSGTAVNGVKLRPRTPLRLQEGDRIQIGNFQITVLPAAVATTALPGTVVMGAASTPILQVATPQWLQEFPLLKDELVLGRDPQADIALDYHFVSFHHAKLVRNGEHYKIIDLGSKNGLRWRGATVSEHCLSPGDVLHIGESLRLTYLLMPATQVVEHTRPLHLRDRQQIRMGRDPANDMVLDHPVVSRFHARLYLEEGQWRIIDLESANGTYINNRRLEPRKPYPLPTGALIRIGPYSSVFTPDETIVPHNDSGNLRLDAVHLSKTTRKGAKLLQDISLSILPREFVAIVGGSGAGKSTLLDALNGFRPATGGTVLVNGYDLYRYFGTYRTQIGYVPQDDIIHGELTVTQALDYAARLRLPADFTEKERQQQVSRVLAELELTARRHVLVKQLSGGQRKRVSIGVELLTRPSLFFLDEATSGLDPGTETQMMRLLRQLADQGRTILLITHATKNVMLCDLVVFLARGGHLAYFGPPDQALSYFDVQDFDEIYLKIDSEPNPELWQQRYRQSHLYQTHVADRQRPLNIDTGATRQIQPQRQAPTVPQVAPWRQWWILTQRNLAILRQDKAALMLMLSLAPILGALDFVLWKPTLLDPEQGDAGQAFTMAFVAVLIAVMVGSLATMREIVKELEIYRRERMVGLGLWPYILSKLGPAFVLALYQAAVFLGMKVLAVSMSLSWHEMAGLYFALFLATFGGMVMGLLVSALSPTQTVAPLLTILFLVPQITFAGAIIPLKDLGGVGNLLSDVTLTRWSYANVVTLMGFAREVAADRCWQESKTAREKLSAAMLETCPCFDDNLFSRCRFPGVRKEYHPAVDEPEPPQPPEPGDAPRLPDSVFGFDQAYRDRVDAYNQKVKDYQAAMDRWQEQFAEWKEQRGRAIASGEALIDRFWSLQGHTFNTNVMANNLRLGGIIAVMLGLVGWFQKRKDIL; encoded by the coding sequence ATGGCCGCACCAATCCTTGAACTTCAGGCCGCTGATGGTAGTACGCAACAGATTCAACTGGGTGGCGATCGCCTCGTTATTGGCACCGACCCCCATAATCAGGTCATTCTTGTTGGGGAGGAGATTTCGCGCCACCATGCCGTCATCCTCCCGAGCGACGGGGGATACACCATTGCCGACCTAGGCAGTGTCAGTGGCACCGCTGTCAATGGGGTAAAGTTGCGCCCCCGCACGCCCCTGCGCCTGCAGGAGGGCGATCGCATCCAGATTGGTAACTTTCAGATCACGGTTTTGCCCGCGGCGGTAGCCACTACAGCGTTACCCGGCACGGTGGTGATGGGAGCCGCCAGTACGCCAATTCTGCAGGTGGCGACCCCCCAGTGGCTACAGGAATTTCCACTGCTGAAGGACGAACTGGTGTTAGGGCGGGATCCCCAAGCCGATATTGCCTTGGACTACCACTTTGTCTCCTTCCACCATGCCAAGCTGGTGCGCAACGGCGAACACTACAAAATTATTGACTTGGGCAGTAAAAATGGCCTGCGTTGGCGCGGCGCGACCGTCAGCGAACACTGCCTCAGTCCGGGGGACGTACTCCATATTGGCGAATCGCTGCGGCTGACCTATTTGCTCATGCCCGCCACCCAAGTGGTCGAGCATACACGCCCCCTGCACCTGCGCGATCGCCAACAGATTCGTATGGGTCGCGATCCCGCTAACGATATGGTTCTGGATCACCCAGTGGTCTCCCGCTTCCATGCCCGCCTTTACCTCGAAGAAGGGCAGTGGCGCATTATTGATCTCGAGTCCGCCAATGGCACCTACATCAACAATCGTCGCCTTGAGCCACGCAAACCCTACCCCTTACCCACCGGTGCCCTGATCCGTATTGGCCCCTATAGCTCCGTCTTTACCCCCGATGAAACCATTGTTCCCCACAACGACAGTGGCAACCTTCGCCTTGATGCCGTTCACCTGAGCAAAACTACCCGTAAAGGGGCAAAATTGCTCCAAGATATTTCCCTGTCGATTTTGCCGCGGGAGTTTGTGGCCATTGTGGGGGGCAGTGGTGCGGGCAAATCCACGCTGCTCGATGCCCTCAATGGCTTTCGTCCGGCCACCGGCGGCACCGTACTGGTGAACGGCTACGATCTTTACCGCTACTTTGGCACCTACCGCACCCAAATTGGCTATGTTCCCCAGGACGATATTATTCACGGCGAACTGACGGTAACCCAAGCCCTAGACTATGCCGCGAGATTGCGCCTCCCCGCCGATTTTACGGAAAAAGAGCGGCAGCAGCAGGTGAGCCGAGTATTGGCGGAATTAGAGCTAACCGCCCGGCGGCACGTCCTTGTGAAACAGTTGAGTGGCGGCCAACGCAAGCGCGTCTCCATTGGGGTGGAACTGCTCACGCGACCCAGCCTATTTTTCCTAGATGAAGCCACTTCCGGCCTCGATCCGGGCACAGAAACGCAAATGATGCGCCTGCTGCGGCAATTGGCGGATCAAGGGCGCACCATTTTGCTCATTACCCATGCCACCAAAAACGTAATGCTCTGCGATCTGGTGGTGTTTTTGGCACGGGGCGGCCATCTCGCCTACTTTGGCCCACCCGATCAAGCCCTGAGTTACTTTGATGTTCAGGACTTTGACGAAATTTACCTGAAAATTGACAGCGAACCCAACCCCGAACTGTGGCAGCAGCGTTACCGCCAGTCCCACCTCTACCAAACCCACGTGGCCGATCGCCAGCGTCCCCTCAACATTGACACAGGAGCAACCCGTCAGATTCAACCGCAACGGCAGGCCCCAACCGTACCTCAGGTGGCTCCGTGGCGGCAGTGGTGGATCCTCACCCAGCGTAACCTTGCCATTTTGCGGCAGGATAAGGCGGCGCTGATGTTAATGCTCTCGTTGGCTCCCATCCTCGGTGCCTTGGATTTTGTCCTTTGGAAACCCACCCTACTGGATCCAGAGCAGGGGGATGCCGGCCAAGCCTTCACCATGGCCTTTGTGGCCGTCCTCATTGCCGTCATGGTGGGCAGTTTGGCCACGATGCGCGAAATTGTCAAGGAACTGGAAATCTACCGTCGTGAGCGGATGGTGGGTCTAGGCCTTTGGCCCTATATCCTCTCTAAACTCGGACCGGCCTTTGTCTTGGCCCTCTATCAAGCGGCAGTATTCTTGGGGATGAAGGTACTGGCGGTGTCCATGTCCCTGAGTTGGCATGAAATGGCAGGGCTTTATTTTGCCCTATTCTTGGCCACGTTTGGCGGGATGGTGATGGGCTTACTGGTCTCTGCCCTGTCGCCCACCCAAACGGTTGCCCCCCTACTCACGATTTTATTTTTAGTGCCCCAGATTACCTTTGCCGGTGCCATTATTCCCCTCAAGGATTTGGGGGGGGTGGGGAATCTGCTCAGTGATGTTACCCTTACCCGCTGGAGTTACGCCAACGTGGTCACCCTTATGGGTTTTGCGCGCGAGGTGGCAGCGGATCGGTGTTGGCAAGAATCCAAGACGGCACGGGAAAAACTCAGCGCTGCAATGTTAGAGACGTGCCCCTGCTTTGACGATAACCTCTTTAGCCGCTGTCGCTTTCCGGGGGTGCGCAAAGAGTACCACCCGGCGGTGGATGAACCGGAGCCGCCGCAGCCGCCAGAGCCGGGGGATGCCCCCCGTTTACCCGACTCTGTTTTTGGCTTTGACCAAGCCTACCGCGATCGGGTTGATGCCTATAACCAAAAAGTAAAAGATTACCAAGCCGCCATGGATCGCTGGCAGGAGCAGTTTGCCGAGTGGAAAGAACAGCGGGGACGGGCGATCGCCAGTGGTGAAGCCCTCATCGATCGCTTTTGGAGCTTACAGGGGCATACATTTAACACCAATGTCATGGCCAATAACCTGCGGCTTGGCGGTATTATTGCCGTAATGTTGGGGTTAGTGGGGTGGTTTCAAAAACGCAAGGATATTCTGTGA
- a CDS encoding phosphatidate cytidylyltransferase, which produces MPWVRISSGLVAIAVALTMTLLGGWYFCLGIGALIYLGQLEYFELARAKGSAPAAKTTLVVSQVLLITALVRPELADAVFPVAGTLICFYLLFQPKLASIADISTSIMGLFYGGYLPSYWVRLRGLEHTATLSLGGFWPQRWAWGEFPFGLQATLLAFFCIWAADIGAYTVGKLFGRTRLSHISPKKTVEGAVFGVLGSLAVAVAGAYSLHWPWPWLAGAALGLLIGVASLLGDLTESMMKRDAGVKDSGQLIPGHGGILDRADSYVFTAPLVFYFVTLLLPALGQWPP; this is translated from the coding sequence ATGCCGTGGGTACGCATTTCTAGTGGACTCGTTGCGATCGCCGTGGCATTGACGATGACCCTGTTGGGGGGCTGGTACTTTTGCTTAGGTATTGGCGCCCTCATTTACTTGGGGCAATTGGAATACTTTGAATTAGCGCGAGCCAAGGGCAGTGCCCCGGCGGCTAAAACCACCCTCGTTGTCAGCCAAGTATTGCTGATTACTGCGCTTGTGCGGCCTGAGTTGGCGGATGCGGTCTTTCCTGTGGCGGGCACACTGATCTGCTTTTATTTGCTGTTTCAACCCAAACTGGCCTCGATTGCCGACATTTCCACCTCGATCATGGGCTTATTTTACGGGGGGTACCTCCCCAGCTATTGGGTGCGGCTGCGGGGTCTAGAGCATACGGCCACCCTATCCTTGGGCGGCTTTTGGCCGCAGCGGTGGGCTTGGGGGGAGTTCCCCTTCGGCTTGCAGGCCACGCTACTGGCGTTTTTCTGTATTTGGGCTGCGGATATTGGTGCTTACACCGTGGGTAAACTGTTTGGCCGCACCCGCTTGTCCCACATCAGCCCCAAGAAAACGGTGGAAGGGGCTGTCTTTGGTGTGTTGGGCAGCTTAGCCGTGGCGGTGGCGGGTGCCTATTCGCTCCACTGGCCGTGGCCATGGCTCGCCGGTGCGGCGCTTGGGCTGCTGATTGGCGTGGCTAGCCTCTTGGGAGACCTGACCGAGTCAATGATGAAGCGGGATGCCGGGGTCAAAGATTCCGGCCAACTGATTCCCGGCCATGGCGGTATCTTAGATCGCGCCGATAGCTATGTGTTTACGGCTCCCCTTGTATTTTACTTTGTAACGTTACTGTTGCCCGCATTAGGGCAGTGGCCGCCTTAA
- a CDS encoding metal-binding protein produces MPSGRTHDRLTWIAMPMVGFGVGALTADWGWGAIVSSSFGVGGFLLSPDLDTPSLPYYRWGMLRGIWHPYQKLFHHRSFWTHGPILGTLIRLGYLGLWLGLGVSLLGLGIYATGHWATVLPLVQSLLTKTIAQDWRPLGAIALGLELSALLHVSSDTLVSGWRRWRR; encoded by the coding sequence ATGCCCAGTGGCCGTACCCACGATCGCCTCACGTGGATTGCCATGCCAATGGTTGGTTTTGGGGTGGGGGCACTCACCGCCGACTGGGGGTGGGGGGCAATTGTCAGCAGTAGTTTTGGCGTGGGGGGCTTTTTGCTTAGCCCAGACTTGGATACCCCGTCGCTGCCCTACTATCGCTGGGGAATGCTGCGGGGCATCTGGCATCCCTATCAAAAACTCTTTCACCACCGTTCGTTTTGGACTCACGGCCCCATTCTGGGAACCCTCATCCGTTTGGGTTATCTAGGACTGTGGCTAGGATTGGGGGTTAGCCTCCTAGGGTTGGGAATTTACGCGACAGGTCACTGGGCCACGGTCTTGCCCTTGGTGCAATCGCTGTTAACCAAAACCATTGCCCAAGACTGGCGACCTTTGGGGGCGATCGCCCTCGGCCTAGAACTCTCTGCCCTGCTGCACGTGAGCAGTGATACCCTCGTGTCGGGGTGGCGACGCTGGCGGCGGTAA
- a CDS encoding N-acetylmuramoyl-L-alanine amidase — MDQQWPLWQSRTVWSALCGATAAAVICQPAMASRLQLWRLNPSTNQLEIRTERGVQPRAELVYNPTRLVIDLPGVVLGSPQVNQNYSGPIRQVRVAQFDPQTTRIVVEYAAGYTIDPQQVRFRGVTANNWLVQLPPPQQQTTTPTPTPAAPPPATRTTGPLQVRNWQTDATGFMVMTDRPLPEGGYTLRRPRRNRIEILLSNSELIRNFNPRRLELRRFGRDRVRAEIRPQGRQVLISLDVNPQDGDWQVTPRNDGFVITPTTTAISPPSQPTPTRGLPLATAQTPLTTIQRVDLGGRELLIQGDRTVFYSVGWEGNTYRIRLRQARLGSIREPRIVTGSPLSNIEIRQDDNQTVSILLTPAPNFRILGPRALSAESFVVQLQGAGEPPPGATTPIQVPPTPTTEIPSQPVPRGRYVVVIDPGHGGRDPGAIGIGGIREKDIVMDISHQVAQFLQQNGVQVILTRTSDIDLELAPRVSIAERARANAFVSIHANAISMARPDVNGLETYYAPGKSSRLAAAIHNSVLSSLNIRDRGVRAARFYVIRNTSMDAALVETGFVTGAEDAANFQNPAWRSQMAQAIARGILNFLQGR, encoded by the coding sequence ATGGATCAACAGTGGCCTTTATGGCAGTCTCGAACCGTTTGGAGCGCGTTGTGCGGTGCCACAGCCGCCGCCGTGATCTGCCAACCTGCCATGGCCAGTCGTTTACAGCTGTGGCGGCTCAACCCCAGTACGAACCAGTTGGAAATTCGCACGGAACGGGGGGTGCAGCCGCGGGCAGAGTTGGTCTATAACCCCACCCGTCTGGTGATTGACTTACCCGGTGTGGTGCTGGGCAGCCCCCAAGTGAACCAAAACTACAGCGGTCCTATCCGCCAAGTTCGCGTGGCCCAGTTCGACCCCCAAACCACCCGCATTGTGGTGGAGTATGCCGCAGGTTACACGATTGACCCGCAGCAGGTGCGCTTTCGTGGTGTCACTGCCAACAACTGGCTGGTGCAACTACCGCCACCACAACAACAAACCACCACTCCGACCCCGACTCCAGCAGCCCCACCTCCAGCAACGAGAACCACCGGCCCGCTCCAAGTGCGCAACTGGCAAACCGATGCCACCGGCTTTATGGTGATGACCGATCGCCCCCTACCGGAGGGTGGCTATACCCTGCGTCGTCCCCGCCGCAATCGCATTGAAATTTTGCTCAGCAATAGTGAACTCATCCGTAACTTTAATCCCCGCCGCCTTGAACTTCGCCGCTTTGGTCGCGATCGGGTCCGGGCAGAAATTCGCCCCCAAGGTCGCCAAGTCCTGATTAGCCTAGACGTGAATCCTCAGGATGGGGACTGGCAAGTGACCCCTCGCAATGATGGCTTTGTCATTACCCCCACCACCACCGCCATTAGCCCCCCCTCTCAGCCAACCCCTACTCGTGGCCTGCCCCTCGCCACGGCGCAAACACCCCTAACCACCATTCAACGAGTTGATTTAGGGGGGCGCGAGTTACTCATTCAGGGCGATCGCACCGTTTTTTATAGCGTGGGTTGGGAGGGCAACACCTACCGGATTCGCCTGCGCCAAGCCCGACTCGGGAGTATCCGTGAACCCCGTATCGTTACAGGTAGCCCCCTCAGCAACATTGAAATTCGCCAGGACGACAACCAAACCGTTTCCATTTTGCTCACCCCCGCTCCCAATTTCCGCATCCTCGGCCCACGAGCACTCTCTGCCGAGTCTTTTGTGGTCCAACTACAGGGGGCAGGCGAACCACCGCCGGGTGCCACCACACCGATTCAGGTGCCCCCCACACCGACCACCGAAATCCCTAGCCAGCCTGTCCCGCGTGGTCGCTACGTGGTTGTCATTGATCCCGGTCATGGTGGACGCGACCCGGGGGCGATCGGTATTGGTGGCATTCGCGAAAAAGATATTGTCATGGATATTAGTCATCAGGTGGCTCAGTTCTTACAACAGAACGGCGTACAGGTCATCCTGACCCGCACCAGTGACATCGATCTTGAACTGGCCCCCCGCGTCAGCATCGCCGAGCGCGCCCGCGCCAATGCCTTTGTGAGTATTCATGCCAATGCTATCAGCATGGCACGTCCCGATGTCAATGGATTAGAAACCTATTATGCGCCCGGGAAATCAAGCCGCCTAGCAGCAGCTATTCACAACAGTGTCCTCAGTTCTCTCAATATCCGCGATCGCGGGGTTAGGGCAGCACGCTTCTACGTGATTCGCAATACCTCCATGGATGCAGCACTGGTGGAAACGGGCTTTGTCACGGGAGCAGAAGATGCGGCTAACTTCCAGAATCCGGCATGGCGCAGCCAAATGGCGCAGGCGATCGCCCGCGGGATTCTGAACTTCCTCCAAGGGCGATAG
- a CDS encoding ferredoxin--nitrite reductase, which produces MSNKIETIKREKDGLAVKDELDHFAALGWENIPEADRDVRLKWLGVFFRPVTPGKFMMRLRVPNGILTTAQLRILGQIVDRYGEEGNGDITTRQNLQIRGLPIRDIPDVLRQLHQCGLTSVQSGMDNVRNLTGSPVAGIDAAELIDTRPLIMKLQAMITNNGQGNPEFSNLPRKFNIAIEGGRDNSVHAEINDVAFVPAYREGRLGFNVLVGGFFSARRCAAAIPLNAWVPPDDAVVHLCRAILEIFRDHGLRGNRQKARLMWLIDEWGMEKFRAAVAAKLPFELLSAAAKDEIDWDKRDHLGVHRQKQRGLNYVGLHVPVGRLYAPDFFELARLAQTYGQSEVRLTVEQNLLIPHIPDAVLPSLLKEPLLQKFRLEPPPLERSLVSCTGAQFCNFALIETKNRALALARWLDQHLVLPQPVRIHWTGCPNSCGQPQVADIGLMGTKTRRNGETVDAVDLYMGGKVGKDAQLGTCVRKAIPCDELPEVLRQLLIEHFGAQPLEPDRPAAATSAVAMIVH; this is translated from the coding sequence GTGAGCAACAAAATTGAAACCATCAAGCGCGAGAAAGACGGTTTAGCTGTCAAAGACGAGTTAGACCACTTTGCTGCCCTTGGCTGGGAAAACATTCCCGAAGCAGATCGCGACGTGCGCCTCAAGTGGTTGGGGGTATTCTTTCGCCCCGTCACCCCCGGCAAGTTCATGATGCGGCTGCGGGTGCCCAACGGCATTCTCACGACTGCGCAACTACGCATCCTCGGGCAAATTGTCGATCGCTACGGTGAAGAGGGCAACGGCGACATTACCACCCGCCAAAACCTGCAAATTCGCGGCCTACCCATTAGGGACATTCCTGACGTACTGCGGCAGTTGCACCAGTGCGGCCTCACCTCGGTGCAATCGGGGATGGACAACGTCCGCAACCTAACCGGCTCCCCCGTGGCGGGCATTGATGCAGCCGAACTCATTGATACCCGCCCCTTGATTATGAAATTGCAGGCCATGATTACCAACAACGGCCAAGGCAACCCCGAGTTCAGTAATCTGCCGCGCAAATTTAACATTGCCATCGAGGGTGGGCGCGACAACTCGGTTCATGCCGAAATTAACGACGTGGCCTTTGTGCCCGCCTATCGAGAGGGGCGGCTGGGGTTTAACGTCCTTGTGGGCGGCTTTTTCTCAGCGCGGCGTTGCGCTGCGGCCATTCCCCTCAATGCGTGGGTGCCGCCGGATGACGCGGTGGTTCACCTCTGCCGTGCCATTCTGGAAATTTTCCGCGACCATGGGCTGCGGGGTAACCGTCAAAAAGCCCGCCTGATGTGGCTCATTGACGAGTGGGGCATGGAAAAATTCCGCGCCGCCGTGGCCGCCAAACTGCCCTTTGAGCTACTGAGTGCTGCCGCCAAAGATGAAATTGACTGGGACAAACGGGATCACCTTGGGGTGCACCGCCAAAAGCAGCGGGGGCTGAACTATGTGGGGCTGCACGTGCCGGTGGGTCGCCTCTATGCACCGGACTTTTTTGAATTGGCACGGCTTGCCCAAACCTACGGCCAAAGCGAAGTTCGCCTGACGGTGGAACAAAACCTCCTCATCCCCCATATTCCCGACGCGGTGTTGCCGAGCCTGCTAAAAGAACCGCTGCTGCAAAAGTTTCGGCTAGAGCCGCCCCCCCTGGAGCGATCGCTAGTGTCCTGTACGGGTGCCCAGTTCTGTAACTTTGCCCTGATTGAAACCAAAAACCGTGCCCTTGCCTTGGCTCGCTGGCTAGATCAACACCTCGTGCTACCGCAACCGGTGCGCATCCACTGGACGGGGTGCCCCAACTCCTGTGGTCAGCCCCAAGTGGCCGATATTGGCCTGATGGGCACCAAAACCCGCCGCAATGGCGAAACCGTCGATGCGGTGGATCTGTACATGGGGGGCAAGGTGGGCAAAGACGCGCAGTTGGGCACCTGTGTGCGCAAAGCCATTCCCTGTGATGAGCTACCCGAAGTGCTACGGCAACTGCTCATTGAACACTTTGGGGCGCAGCCCCTTGAGCCGGATCGCCCCGCTGCTGCCACTTCTGCTGTGGCCATGATCGTGCACTGA
- a CDS encoding CmpA/NrtA family ABC transporter substrate-binding protein encodes MAHFSRRRFLVTTAATTAVTLLSHGCSSNQPTTEVAQPTTLAETPEVTTAKLGFIALTDAAPLIIAKEKGYFAKYGMPDVEVIKQASWGVTRDNLVLGSAGGGIDGAHILTPMPYLMTAGTITGGKKVPMYIVARLNTNGQGILLANTYRDLNVSADSSPLKEPFAKLRAELRARNPQDDIKVAMTFPGGTHDLWIRYWLAAGGIDPDKDLSLIVVPPPQMVANMKTGTMEAFCVGEPWPLQTVNQQVGVGALTTGELWQDHPEKSFALRADWVDQHPKATKALLMAVMEAQQWCDQDANKPEMAQILSKREWFKVPVEDILDRSLGKFKFGNGRTLEDTNLMQKYWRDSASYPYQSHDLWFLTEDMRWGYLSADTDTKALIQAVNREDLWREAAKGIGVPEADIPTTTSRGVETFFDGVAFDPQNPQAYLSSLDIKKV; translated from the coding sequence ATGGCTCATTTCTCCCGTCGCCGTTTCTTAGTTACTACGGCTGCCACCACTGCCGTGACGCTCCTCTCCCATGGCTGTAGCAGCAACCAGCCAACAACAGAGGTTGCCCAACCCACCACCTTGGCAGAAACCCCCGAAGTCACCACGGCCAAACTGGGGTTCATTGCCCTGACGGATGCAGCACCCCTGATCATTGCCAAAGAGAAAGGCTATTTTGCTAAGTATGGGATGCCGGATGTGGAGGTGATTAAACAAGCCTCTTGGGGAGTCACCCGGGACAACTTGGTCCTTGGCTCAGCGGGGGGTGGCATTGATGGGGCGCATATCCTCACGCCCATGCCCTACCTGATGACTGCTGGCACCATTACCGGTGGCAAAAAGGTGCCCATGTACATCGTGGCGCGCCTTAACACGAACGGGCAAGGTATTTTGTTGGCCAATACCTACAGAGACCTCAACGTCAGTGCCGATAGCAGCCCCCTCAAAGAGCCGTTTGCAAAACTGCGCGCAGAACTACGTGCCCGTAACCCACAAGATGACATCAAAGTAGCCATGACCTTTCCGGGAGGCACCCACGACCTGTGGATTCGGTACTGGTTAGCAGCAGGAGGCATTGATCCGGACAAGGACCTTTCCTTAATTGTGGTGCCACCGCCCCAGATGGTGGCCAATATGAAAACCGGCACGATGGAGGCCTTCTGTGTGGGGGAACCATGGCCGTTGCAGACGGTGAACCAGCAGGTGGGGGTGGGTGCCCTCACCACGGGCGAACTCTGGCAAGATCATCCCGAAAAATCCTTTGCCCTGCGCGCCGACTGGGTTGATCAACACCCTAAAGCCACCAAGGCGCTGTTAATGGCTGTCATGGAGGCGCAGCAGTGGTGTGATCAGGATGCCAATAAGCCGGAAATGGCGCAGATTTTGTCGAAGCGAGAGTGGTTTAAGGTGCCGGTGGAAGACATTTTAGATCGCTCGCTGGGCAAGTTTAAATTTGGCAATGGCCGCACGCTTGAGGATACCAACCTGATGCAAAAGTACTGGCGGGATTCTGCCTCTTACCCCTACCAAAGTCACGATCTGTGGTTCCTCACTGAGGATATGCGCTGGGGGTACCTGAGTGCCGATACCGATACCAAAGCACTGATTCAGGCGGTGAATCGCGAAGACCTGTGGCGTGAGGCGGCAAAGGGTATTGGCGTGCCGGAGGCGGACATTCCCACAACCACCTCGCGGGGAGTCGAGACCTTTTTTGATGGGGTGGCGTTTGATCCCCAAAATCCGCAGGCGTATCTCAGCAGTTTGGACATTAAGAAGGTCTAG
- the ntrB gene encoding nitrate ABC transporter permease translates to MASSSLRGSRRQRWVKRLQGSPLWRKIILGSVGVLCFLALWQLISMVGLLRLPTPLQVIADTWDLIIDPFYEGSGNDVGLGWQILSSLRRVAIGFSLAAVTGVGLGMLIGSSRVLYDAVDPILQVLRPVPPLAWLPISLAALRDNEPAAIFVIFITAIWPIIINTIVGVQQIPKDYKNVARVLRLSRKDYFLNILVPATVPYVFTGLRIGIGLSWLAIVAAEMLIGGVGIGFFIWDAWNSSLISEIIVAVIYVGIVGLVLDRSVAFVGRLLSHGDEAHS, encoded by the coding sequence ATGGCAAGTAGTTCTTTGAGGGGTTCGCGGCGACAGCGGTGGGTCAAGCGCCTGCAAGGGTCGCCCCTATGGCGCAAGATCATACTCGGGAGTGTGGGGGTCTTGTGTTTCTTGGCTCTCTGGCAGTTGATTTCTATGGTGGGGTTACTCCGGTTACCAACCCCCCTGCAGGTGATTGCCGATACTTGGGATTTAATTATTGACCCCTTTTACGAGGGCAGCGGCAACGATGTTGGCTTGGGCTGGCAAATTCTTTCCAGTCTGCGACGGGTGGCCATTGGTTTCTCTTTGGCCGCAGTGACGGGCGTGGGGCTGGGAATGCTGATTGGCTCTAGCCGCGTGCTGTACGATGCGGTTGATCCCATTTTGCAGGTGCTGCGACCGGTGCCCCCTCTGGCGTGGCTGCCGATTTCTTTGGCGGCGCTGCGGGACAATGAGCCTGCGGCTATCTTTGTAATTTTTATTACAGCCATCTGGCCGATCATTATCAATACCATTGTGGGTGTGCAGCAAATTCCCAAGGACTACAAAAATGTGGCGCGGGTGCTGCGGCTCTCCCGTAAGGATTACTTCCTGAACATTCTAGTGCCGGCAACGGTGCCCTACGTGTTTACGGGGTTGCGGATTGGGATTGGCCTCTCATGGTTGGCCATTGTGGCGGCGGAGATGCTGATTGGCGGTGTGGGTATTGGCTTCTTTATCTGGGATGCCTGGAATAGTTCCCTGATTAGCGAAATTATTGTGGCCGTGATTTATGTGGGCATTGTGGGGCTGGTGCTGGATCGCTCCGTTGCGTTTGTGGGGCGGCTGCTCAGCCACGGTGATGAGGCTCACTCGTAA